A genomic window from Drosophila sulfurigaster albostrigata strain 15112-1811.04 chromosome 4, ASM2355843v2, whole genome shotgun sequence includes:
- the LOC133846944 gene encoding LOW QUALITY PROTEIN: inhibin beta chain-like (The sequence of the model RefSeq protein was modified relative to this genomic sequence to represent the inferred CDS: inserted 1 base in 1 codon; deleted 2 bases in 1 codon), which translates to MYYRNINNGEQIHSKLKELNANTNNNAPTQYYTNYEEENMIHESIPMDIPDQDALGFEREDFFGNTQEIITFAEEGTQYHQYRIVEFSPQKHXTPNQKLSIRSAQMHLRIEKHRNGRDATSPGINFQIQKLLEIKRKKKNHYIGSGSVPRERIKIWVFRMTDNINITEKVVDQAFLFRASFEVVTDNLGWQRFDMTETIREWYSDHKNRNLRLLIDCTGCGSQYSLHLFPRSSSIQAFKNMKSMNNVNPNRPFLVLHTEPTRPRRVRRRALDCGGTTSGQCCKESFYVSFKALGWDDWIIAPRGYFANYCRGECTGPFRTPDTFQTFHTHFIEEYRKMGLLNGMKPCCAPVKFSSMSLIYYGDEGIIKRDLPKMVVDECGCP; encoded by the exons ATGTATTATCGTAATATCAACAACGGAGAACAAATACATTCAAAACTGAAGGAGCTTAATGCAAATACTAATAACAATGCTCCCACACAGTATTATACCAATTATGAAGAGGAAAATATGATTCACGAGTCTATACCTATGGATATACCTGATCAAGATGCACTTGGATTTGAGCGCGAAGACTTCTTTGGTAACACCCAAGAGATTATCACATTTGCAGAGGAAG GAACACAATATCATCAATATCGTATAGTTGAGTTTTCTCCACAAAAAC GGACACCAAATCAAAAGCTATCTATTCGAAGTGCGCAAATGCATTTACGAATTGAGAAACACCGTAATGGCAGGGATGCAACATCACCAggaattaattttcaaatacaaaaattacttGAAATAAAGCGAAAAAAGAAGAACCATTACATTGGAAGTGGAAGTGTGCCGCGCGAACGAATTAAAATATGGGTATTCCGTATGACTGATAACATTAATATCACAGAAAAG GTAGTTGATCAAGCTTTCTTATTCCGGGCGTCATTTGAAGTTGTAACCGACAATTTGGGTTGGCAACGTTTTGACATGACCGAAACAATTAGGGAGTGGTACAGCGATCACAAGAATAGAAATTTGCGTCTGTTGATTGACTGCACGGGATGTGGAAGCCAATATTCGTTGCACTTGTTCCCAAGGTCGTCGTCCATCCAAGCA ttcaaaaatatgaaatcgaTGAATAACGTAAATCCGAATCGCCCTTTTCTTGTGCTTCATACCGAGCCAACAAGACCGAGACGTGTGAGAAGACGTGCTTTGGATTGTGGTGGTACCACTAGTGGACAATGCTGTAAGGAATCGTTTTATGTATCGTTTAAGGCGCTTGGATGGGACGATTGGATCATCGCACCCCGTGggtattttgcaaattattgcCGTGGCGAATGCACTGGGCCTTTTCGAACTCCGGATACGTTTCAAACATTTCATACGCATTTCATAGAAGAATATCGAAAAATGGGACTGTTAAATGGAATGAAACCCTGTTGTGCTCCTGTCAAGTTCTCGAGCATGTCGTTGATCTACTATGGCGACGAGGGTATAATTAAACGTGATTTGCCAAAAATGGTTGTTGACGAATGCGGCTGTCCTTAA